A stretch of Imperialibacter roseus DNA encodes these proteins:
- a CDS encoding type II toxin-antitoxin system VapB family antitoxin — MRTTLDLPNGLIDKAMKISGAKTKSQLVTEALEEMINRNQRLKLISFKGKIDLDIDLDQLRERE, encoded by the coding sequence ATGAGGACAACTCTGGATTTACCCAATGGACTAATCGATAAAGCCATGAAGATATCCGGCGCTAAAACCAAAAGTCAGCTAGTGACGGAAGCCCTGGAGGAGATGATTAATCGAAACCAAAGGTTAAAGCTCATATCATTTAAAGGGAAAATTGACCTTGACATTGACCTCGATCAGCTACGGGAACGAGAATGA